In Aureibaculum algae, the following are encoded in one genomic region:
- a CDS encoding TonB-dependent receptor — MKRFLLLILIFSYFTSNAQTITVLDEESRFPISNVAIFNENKTKHVVSDKDGKADLSVFKFNDILSFTHFSYIEYEVLKRQITTDKIILKSTEHSLDEVFLSSSKSKESRNRIAEQIDVFSIKDIQKISPQTSADLLAEMPGIKVQKSQFGGGSPVLRGMESNRVLLVVDGVRMNNAIYRKGHLQNSITVSPTMLDRTEVIFGPSSVIYGSDALGGVIHYYTRKPTLSNKPNINGAGLMRYSTVNNEFSVQAGVELSFKKIASYTSISHSKFGDLMMGKSRNHGFDEWGKVYEYSNNTNDYYSETPIANSNPNLQKNTGFDQTDFLQKLLIPLTDKSSLSLNLQYSTTSDIPRFDRLTERRDGELRYAEWYYGPQSRFMVSTQLELNPEKKWMNHGLITLAYQDIEESRIDRKFNSLDRSYKTENVDIFSLNADFSVPLTKTKDRILSYGGELTHNDVGSKPEGKTLAVSGNTITGYSGSFAVQSRYADGGSTYSTAATYVNYRQDISKTSTLNSGIRFTYTNLAATWIDKTFFTLPDNDITIDNSAVTATFGYIFKPATNWQFNGVLSSGFRSPNLDDTGKVREKSGDVTVPNINLKPEYAYNAELGILKYFNKKKFYVSGTVYYTLLDNYITRESFMLNGNTTMIYEGEEANIVANVNKDQAYIYGGTFDIKGTISDHLSTRASVTYTKGKAYDTEEPLSSIPPLFGMVELSHEKGRFSSSIDFKYNGRKRPEDYNISEGIDRYEDTPYLADTDSYYGTPAWTTLNINSKYKFSKNLDFIVAVDNIFDTHYKEFASGISAPGRNFSFTLLGNF, encoded by the coding sequence ATGAAGCGTTTTTTATTACTTATTTTAATCTTTTCTTATTTTACTTCAAATGCACAAACAATTACTGTTTTAGATGAAGAAAGCAGATTCCCAATTTCTAATGTGGCCATTTTTAATGAAAATAAAACAAAACATGTAGTTTCAGATAAAGATGGAAAGGCCGACCTTTCTGTTTTTAAATTTAATGATATTTTATCTTTTACTCATTTTTCGTACATAGAATATGAAGTTTTAAAACGGCAAATTACTACCGATAAAATTATTTTGAAAAGTACTGAACATTCTTTAGATGAGGTTTTTTTATCCTCATCAAAAAGTAAGGAATCACGTAATCGAATTGCGGAACAGATAGATGTTTTTTCAATAAAAGATATTCAAAAAATTTCTCCACAGACTTCGGCAGATTTGTTAGCTGAAATGCCTGGTATAAAAGTACAAAAATCACAGTTCGGTGGTGGAAGTCCTGTATTACGAGGTATGGAATCAAATAGAGTGTTATTGGTAGTTGATGGTGTTCGTATGAACAATGCCATTTATAGAAAAGGACATTTACAAAATTCTATTACGGTATCGCCAACAATGTTAGACAGAACTGAAGTCATATTCGGTCCTTCGTCCGTTATTTATGGGTCTGATGCTTTAGGAGGTGTAATTCATTATTATACTAGAAAACCAACGTTAAGCAATAAGCCTAATATAAATGGAGCTGGTTTGATGAGGTACAGTACGGTAAACAATGAATTTTCTGTACAGGCGGGAGTAGAACTCTCTTTTAAAAAAATAGCGAGTTACACGAGTATTTCTCACAGTAAGTTTGGTGATTTAATGATGGGGAAAAGTCGAAATCATGGTTTTGATGAATGGGGTAAAGTGTATGAATATTCCAATAATACAAATGATTATTATAGTGAAACACCAATAGCTAATTCTAATCCCAATTTGCAAAAGAATACAGGATTTGATCAAACTGATTTTTTACAAAAATTACTTATTCCACTTACTGATAAATCAAGTTTGAGTTTAAATTTACAATACAGTACTACTTCTGATATTCCCCGTTTTGATAGGTTAACAGAAAGAAGAGATGGCGAGTTGCGATATGCAGAGTGGTATTATGGGCCACAAAGTAGATTTATGGTATCAACCCAATTGGAGCTCAACCCAGAAAAAAAATGGATGAACCACGGTTTGATAACATTGGCTTATCAAGATATAGAAGAATCTCGTATAGACAGAAAATTTAACAGTCTAGATAGGTCTTATAAAACAGAAAATGTAGATATTTTTAGTTTAAATGCAGACTTTTCTGTGCCCTTAACAAAAACAAAAGATCGTATTTTATCTTATGGTGGTGAACTTACGCATAACGATGTAGGCTCTAAGCCTGAAGGAAAAACGTTGGCTGTTAGTGGGAATACAATTACCGGTTATTCAGGTTCTTTTGCAGTACAATCTAGGTATGCCGATGGTGGAAGCACTTATTCTACAGCTGCTACCTATGTAAATTATCGTCAAGACATTAGTAAGACTTCCACGTTAAATTCAGGAATTCGTTTTACATATACAAATTTAGCGGCTACTTGGATAGATAAAACTTTCTTCACGTTACCAGATAATGATATTACCATCGATAATTCAGCGGTTACAGCAACATTTGGATACATCTTTAAACCGGCTACTAATTGGCAATTTAATGGTGTTTTATCCTCTGGGTTTCGTTCACCAAACTTAGATGATACCGGTAAAGTACGCGAAAAATCAGGAGATGTTACGGTACCAAATATTAACCTAAAACCTGAATATGCCTACAATGCGGAATTGGGGATTTTAAAATATTTTAACAAGAAAAAATTCTATGTTAGCGGAACGGTTTATTATACATTGTTAGACAATTATATTACTCGCGAAAGTTTTATGTTAAACGGTAATACAACGATGATATATGAAGGAGAAGAGGCTAATATCGTTGCTAATGTAAATAAAGATCAAGCCTATATTTATGGTGGAACATTTGATATAAAAGGTACAATTTCTGACCATTTAAGCACACGGGCTTCGGTAACCTATACTAAAGGCAAGGCTTATGACACTGAAGAGCCGTTATCGTCTATTCCTCCATTATTTGGCATGGTAGAATTAAGTCACGAAAAAGGTAGATTTAGTAGTAGTATTGATTTTAAATATAATGGTAGAAAAAGACCAGAAGATTACAATATTTCTGAAGGTATTGACCGTTATGAAGATACACCCTATTTAGCCGATACAGATTCTTATTATGGAACACCGGCTTGGACAACCTTAAATATTAACTCAAAATACAAGTTTTCAAAAAACTTAGATTTTATAGTTGCCGTTGATAATATTTTTGACACACATTATAAAGAGTTTGCTTCTGGTATTAGTGCACCAGGTCGTAATTTTTCTTTTAC